In Zea mays cultivar B73 chromosome 7, Zm-B73-REFERENCE-NAM-5.0, whole genome shotgun sequence, the following proteins share a genomic window:
- the LOC100280600 gene encoding IAA24 - auxin-responsive Aux/IAA family member produces MELDADNLSATELRLGLPGTSSSSSDDWQKKPSPSVGAKRALDDGTKSEASGTSPAARDLDFDHDHDTAAPPKAQVVGWPPVRAYRKNTFQAAAAAKKVEQKQKQQQQGGLYVKVSMDGAPYLRKVDLRMYKGYRELREALDALFTNSFSAAAEGGGDHHQHAIAYEDKDGDLMLAGDVPWDMFISSCKKLRIMKGSASEAR; encoded by the exons ATGGAGCTCGACGCCGACAACCTGAGCGCCACCGAGCTCCGCCTCGGCCTGCCTgggaccagcagcagcagcagcgacgactggCAGAAGAAGCCGTCGCCCTCCGTCGGGGCCAAGCGCGCTCTGGACGACGGCACCAAGAGCGAGGCCTCGGGGACCAGCCCGGCCGCCAGAGACCTCGacttcgaccacgaccacgacacCGCCGCGCCTCCCAA GGCGCAAGTGGTCGGGTGGCCGCCGGTGAGGGCGTACAGGAAGAACACCttccaggcggcggcggcggccaagaAGGTCGAGCAGAAgcagaagcagcagcagcagggaggcCTGTACGTGAAGGTGAGCATGGACGGCGCGCCGTACCTCAGGAAGGTGGACCTCCGGATGTACAAGGGGTACAGGGAGCTCAGGGAGGCTCTGGACGCGCTCTTCACCAACTCCTTCTCCGCGGCGGCAGAGGGCGGCGGCGACCACCACCAGCACGCCATCGCCTACGAAGACAAGGACGGCGACCTCATGCTCGCCGGAGACGTGCCCTGGGA TATGTTCATCTCTTCGTGCAAGAAGCTCAGGATAATGAAGGGCTCTGCCTCTGAGGCCAGGTGA